From one Streptomyces sp. N50 genomic stretch:
- a CDS encoding aldose epimerase family protein: protein MELNRRTVIAGAAAAGIAASALGTGTAEAASGGKKPVKELFGTLADGTKVYRWSLANGGTRLKVLSYGGIIQSLELPDRHGKYANVSLGYDNLAAYVAGTTFFGATIGRYGNRIAKGQFTLDGKAYQLSVNDGVNSLHGGAKGFNTKVWNIEPFTKGSDVGLYLHYTSVDGEMGYPGTLKTKVTFTLTRHGDWRIDYEATTDKPTVVNLTNHTYYNLAGEGSGTIEDHELTIAAGRYTPTDTGLIPTGELATVSGTPFDFRKGKAVGRDIRAGHPQQVQAKGFDHNWVLDKGVTAKPEHIATLRDPRSGRTLKIATDQPGLQFYSGNFLDGTLVGTSGRTYRQGDGLCLETQHFPDSPNEPAWPTTVLRPGQTYRTTTIHSFGN, encoded by the coding sequence ATGGAACTGAACAGACGCACGGTCATTGCGGGCGCGGCGGCAGCGGGTATCGCCGCGAGCGCGCTCGGTACGGGTACGGCGGAGGCTGCCTCGGGAGGCAAGAAGCCCGTGAAGGAACTCTTCGGGACCCTCGCCGACGGCACGAAGGTCTACCGCTGGTCGCTGGCCAACGGCGGCACCCGCCTCAAGGTCCTCTCCTACGGCGGCATCATCCAGTCGCTCGAACTCCCGGACCGGCACGGCAAGTACGCCAACGTGTCGCTCGGCTACGACAACCTCGCCGCGTACGTCGCGGGCACCACGTTCTTCGGCGCGACCATCGGCCGGTACGGAAACCGCATCGCCAAGGGCCAGTTCACCCTGGACGGCAAGGCGTACCAGCTCTCCGTCAACGACGGCGTGAACAGCCTGCACGGCGGTGCCAAGGGCTTCAACACGAAGGTCTGGAACATCGAGCCCTTCACCAAGGGCTCCGACGTCGGCCTCTACCTCCACTACACCAGCGTGGACGGCGAGATGGGCTACCCCGGCACCCTCAAGACGAAGGTGACCTTCACCCTCACCAGGCACGGCGACTGGCGCATCGACTACGAGGCCACCACCGACAAGCCGACGGTCGTCAACCTCACCAACCACACGTACTACAACCTCGCCGGCGAGGGCAGCGGCACGATCGAGGACCACGAGCTCACGATCGCCGCGGGCCGCTACACGCCCACCGACACGGGACTGATCCCCACGGGCGAGCTGGCGACGGTCTCCGGCACCCCCTTCGACTTCCGCAAGGGCAAGGCGGTCGGCCGGGACATCCGCGCGGGACACCCCCAGCAGGTGCAGGCCAAGGGCTTCGACCACAACTGGGTCCTCGACAAGGGCGTCACCGCCAAGCCGGAACACATCGCCACCCTGCGCGACCCGCGCTCCGGCCGCACCCTGAAGATCGCCACGGACCAGCCTGGCCTGCAGTTCTACTCGGGCAACTTCCTCGACGGCACCCTCGTCGGCACCTCCGGCCGCACCTACCGGCAGGGCGACGGACTGTGCCTGGAGACCCAGCACTTCCCGGACTCCCCGAACGAGCCGGCCTGGCCGACGACGGTCCTGCGCCCCGGCCAGACGTACCGCACGACGACGATCCACTCGTTCGGCAACTGA
- a CDS encoding histidinol-phosphate transaminase has protein sequence MADSNVTSLFRSTAAHSPSMAALARESDGTGPVDFCIPCNPYFPTPAMFDEMAARLREIITYYPSSADTITAELCNLLQLPPQCVAMGNGSTELITWIDHLMVRESLAIPVPTFGRWTDQPMETGKRVDMFPLQESSGFVLDLAQYAEFIRKRNTKVAVICNPNNPDGGFIHKQALVQFMDAMADLDLVIIDESFLEFADAEVEPSVVQEAMLRPNVVVLRSLGKNFGLHGIRFGYLVANPALAGRIRTMLPKWNLNAFAEHVVFILKEHGAEYAQSLQQVRRDRLDMASHLSALPGLTVYPSQGNFLFVRLPVGAEGTVVRDRMLTEHRILVRECGNKIGSSSRFLRLVVRPQTDVRRLVSGMEQVLYGTRRGAAVPELGTGTNYSSGTAAVDRLVGATNGAGMQNLAAQALGTGTSGVGMPMPAPMPVPAAAQMPMQPQAVPMQVPQPQPVPQPQPQQPQVQPQFEPMVAAAQVQQMPMQQAPPPQMPQQPYGVPAPAPAPMPQGPTPTGVPARNGLTAAQVRGATSPNGMQNLAPAPATGWPNAQSWPNAAGMGQAG, from the coding sequence TTGGCCGACTCCAACGTCACCTCGCTGTTCCGCAGTACGGCGGCACACAGCCCGTCGATGGCGGCGTTGGCGCGTGAGAGCGACGGCACCGGTCCCGTGGACTTCTGCATCCCGTGCAACCCGTACTTCCCCACCCCCGCCATGTTCGACGAGATGGCGGCCCGGCTGCGCGAGATCATCACGTACTACCCGAGCAGCGCCGACACCATCACGGCCGAGCTCTGCAACCTGCTCCAACTCCCGCCGCAGTGCGTGGCGATGGGCAACGGTTCCACCGAACTGATCACCTGGATCGACCACTTGATGGTCCGGGAGTCCCTCGCCATCCCCGTCCCCACCTTCGGCCGCTGGACCGACCAGCCCATGGAGACCGGCAAGCGGGTCGACATGTTCCCGCTCCAGGAGTCCAGCGGCTTCGTTCTCGACCTCGCGCAGTACGCCGAGTTCATCCGCAAGCGCAACACCAAGGTCGCCGTCATCTGCAACCCGAACAACCCCGACGGCGGCTTCATCCACAAGCAGGCGCTCGTCCAGTTCATGGACGCGATGGCCGACCTGGACCTCGTCATCATCGACGAGTCGTTCCTCGAGTTCGCCGACGCCGAGGTCGAACCCAGCGTCGTGCAAGAGGCGATGCTCCGCCCCAACGTGGTCGTCCTGCGCAGCCTCGGCAAGAACTTCGGCCTGCACGGCATAAGGTTCGGCTACCTCGTCGCGAACCCCGCGCTGGCCGGCCGTATCCGCACGATGCTGCCCAAGTGGAACCTCAACGCCTTCGCGGAACATGTGGTGTTCATCCTCAAGGAGCACGGCGCGGAGTACGCGCAGAGCCTCCAGCAGGTGCGCCGCGACCGCCTCGACATGGCGAGCCATCTCTCCGCGCTGCCCGGCCTGACGGTCTATCCGTCGCAGGGCAACTTCCTCTTCGTACGCCTCCCCGTCGGCGCCGAGGGAACGGTGGTCCGGGACCGGATGCTGACCGAGCACCGCATCCTGGTCCGCGAGTGCGGCAACAAGATCGGTTCGTCCAGCCGCTTCCTGCGGCTCGTGGTGCGCCCCCAGACGGACGTGCGTCGCCTGGTGTCCGGCATGGAACAGGTGCTCTACGGGACCAGGAGGGGAGCCGCCGTACCCGAGCTGGGTACAGGGACCAACTACAGCTCGGGTACGGCGGCCGTGGATCGCCTGGTCGGGGCGACGAACGGCGCCGGGATGCAGAATCTCGCCGCGCAGGCCCTCGGTACGGGGACGTCGGGGGTCGGCATGCCGATGCCGGCGCCGATGCCGGTGCCCGCGGCGGCTCAGATGCCGATGCAGCCTCAGGCGGTGCCCATGCAGGTGCCTCAGCCGCAGCCTGTACCGCAGCCGCAGCCCCAACAGCCGCAGGTCCAGCCTCAGTTCGAGCCGATGGTGGCTGCGGCGCAGGTTCAGCAGATGCCCATGCAGCAGGCTCCGCCGCCGCAGATGCCCCAGCAGCCCTACGGTGTCCCCGCGCCGGCGCCCGCCCCAATGCCTCAGGGGCCGACCCCCACCGGTGTGCCTGCGCGTAATGGGCTTACCGCCGCGCAGGTTCGGGGGGCTACCAGTCCTAATGGGATGCAGAATCTTGCGCCGGCGCCTGCTACTGGGTGGCCCAATGCGCAGAGTTGGCCGAATGCTGCGGGGATGGGGCAGGCGGGCTGA